One Coprobacter fastidiosus genomic window, AGCATATGTGTGTCCACCGAAATTTTCCAATAAGTCTCGACACGATTCTATTGCTTTGTAAACATCGAATCCTTGTACCGAACGTGCCGAACCGGTAACTAATCCATTGGAAAATGTCAGAACTATTGCGGGGCGATAGTAGAGTTCGGTAAGGCGAGAAGCTACGATGGCGATGATGCCTTTATGCCAGTCCGGATTATATATTACAATAGATTTATGCGATTCGAAATCCTTCAGATTCTCGAGGATTTTATTGGCTTCTCCGGTGACCTGCTTGTCTATTTCTTTTCGAGTTTCATTATATTGGTTGATGTTTTCCCCTTTTTCTTTAGCTCCTTCAGGATCTTTGGAAATCAGAAGATCCACTGCCTCTTTGCCGGATTGTACTCTGCCTGAAGCATTGATACGAGGACCTATTTTGAAAACGATATCGCTGGTAGTAATATCTTTGTTTTTCAAACCGCAGAGGTCGATAATGGCTTTTAATCCGTTGCTTGGATTGGAGTTGAGTTGTTTAAGCCCATGAAAAGCCAGTATTCGGTTTTCGTCCGTTATCGGTACGATATCCGAAGCGATGCTTACAGCTATAAGATCGAGTAAAGGGAAAAGATATTCTTTTATACTTAGATTGTTGCTTATTGCGAAAGCCTGCATAAATTTAAATCCGACTCCGCATCCTGATAAATGTTGATAAGGGTAGGTCGAGTCATCTCTTTTGGGGTCTAATACGGCAACAGCTCCGGGAAGCTCTTTGTCCGGAACATGGTGGTCGCAGATAATAAAATCTATCCCTTTGCTTTTTGCATATTCGACTTTTTCTATTGCTTTTATTCCGCAATCAAGAGCAATGATCAGGGAAAAACCGTTTTCTTCAGCGTAATCTATACCTTTTATCGAAATGCCGTACCCTTCATCATATCGGTCAGGTATGTAGCAGTCCAGACCGGAATAGAAATTCTGTAAAAATTTATACACTAAGGCGACAGCTGTAGTGCCGTCCACATCATAATCTCCGTAAATCAGTATTTTTTCTTTGCTCCCCATCGCCTTATTCAGACGATTTACAGCTTTGTCCATGTCGTTCAGTAAAAACGGATCATATAGATCGGATAATTGGGGGCGGAAAAACTTTTTTGCATCTGTTTCGTTTGTCACCCCCCGCAGTACCAGTAGCTCGCATATATAGGGATCTAATCCCAATGTCCGGGATAGAATCTCTTTGGCTTGTTTTTCTTTTTCTGTAAGGGGTAAGTAATTCCATTTACTTATCATTTATATGTTTTTTATTTTATCGAGGTCGGCAAGTTGCAATTCATGGTTTATATGACTATGTGCAACTTGTATCATCATTATTAAATTAAATGATGACTTTGTATAGTGCTAAAGTGTTGATAATTAAATATTAGCATTATAATAATATGCTCTTTTTTATGCCTGTTTTCTTGTAGCCTATAAAAGAGCAGCTGTAAAGATAGTAAATTATGAGCTAAAAAAAGAGGCTATCTGTCGCAAAAAAATAAAAATGCGGCAACAAAATTTTGTTGCCGCATTTTTATTTTTTTTGCGACTATTATTCTTGTTCTTTTATAACATGCACATCCATTTGCGGGAATGGTATATTGAGCCCGTATTTCCCAAATTCCTTATAGACTCTTTCGTTCATATCGAAATATACAGACCAGTAATCTGAAGTTGCTACCCAGGCTCTAACGACAATATTTACAGAGCTATCTCCTAAGCTATGTAAGGCTATAAAATATGCCGGATCTTTAAGAACTCGTGTATCTTCATCGAGCATTCGAGATAATACTTCTTTAGCTTTGTCGTAGTCATCACCATATCCGATACCGAAAGTCCAATCCACCCGGCGCTTACCTTCTTTCGAATAATTATTGATAATACCTGTTGACAGTCCTCCGTTTGGTACAATGATTGTCTTATTATCGGGTGTATTTAAAATAGTATTGAATATTTGTATCTCTTTTACTGTTCCACTTTGTCCTTGAGCTTCGATATAATCTCCTACTTTATAAGGCTTGAAAAGGAGTACCATGACTCCTCCGGCAAAATTCTGTAATGTTCCGCTCAATGCCATACCGACAGCGATACCTGCTGATGCAAATAATGCGACAAATGAAGAAGTATTGACACCGAGAATACCGATGACGATAACGAGTAATATCAACATAAGCGATATGTTGATAAGGCTTAGAAGAAAAGTGCGTAATGAAAGTTCTACATTTCTTCGTATTAGAATGCCGGAAACGAATTTCCTGATTTTTTTCATCAACCATTTCCCTACCCAGAATATGACTAAAGCGATCAGTATTTTTATAGAAATATGTATTATTCCACTGACCATTTGCTCTAATAATTGTTGCAGAGACATATTGGAAGCACTGGAAAGTTTTTCAAAAAAAGAAACAACCTTGGTCGTGTCTGCCGGTGTCGGTACGGTTGTCGGGAGACCTCCGCTAATAAGTAAATCAAGCATTATCGTAGTATTTTTAAGTTTGACTTTTGCAAAATTAATATAAAATAATTTTATATCTAACTAATGTATTAAAAAACACGATATGAGATGTTTTTGTTTGGTATAGATTTTTGACCGATTCTTATAAAAATATAATTCTTATGAATTTACGGCATTTCGATATTTCATTACTTGCAAAATAGGTATTTTTGTTTCTCATTTATAAAAAGGCTAATCGATTATGAAATGTATATTGTTTATCGTTTTCTTTATGGCAGTTTTTTTGTCTGTCTCGGCTCAGACTTATAATGAGTGGATCGACAAATCGTTTGAATGCATCGAGTCGGAAGATTGGACAGGAGCAGAAAAAGCTTTGATCGGTGCATTGAGAGTTCAACCGGCTAATCCGCAGAATGCTTTGTTGCTGTCTAATTTGGGAACTATTCAAAGGAAGATGGGAAAAAACGATGAGGCGCTGAAGTCCTATACGAATGCGTTGATGATTACGCCTCGTTCGGTAACATTGTTGATGAACCGAGCTGCATTATTTTCGGAAATGGAAAAATTTGATGATGCCTTAAAAGATTATAATCAGGTCCTAATGTTAGATGATAAAGAAGAAGATGCTCTCTATTTGAGAGGACTGATTCGATTGGAGAAAAATGACACGACGGCCTGCCGTAAGGATTTTGAACAGCTTCTTAAAATTAATCCGAAAAGTTCTAATGCTCGTATCGGATTAGCTGCATTGATGAAGTTAAGAGGTTATTATACCGAGGCGATAGATCTTTATACGCAGGTAATACGGGTTAATCCCGAACAAACGTCTTTATATTTGAATAGGGGAGAAGCTTACTTATTAAACCGTCGTTTGAATAAGGCCGATGAAGATGTAGCTAAAGCATTAGAGTTAGATCCAAAAGATCCGTTAGTGTATGTTTTGCGTGCTAAATTGAAGTTGGCTCGTTATGAAAAAGAGGATGCGAGTCGAGATTTGGACAGGGCTGTTTCATTGGGTTTTGACAGAAAAGATGCTGATATTCTTTTAAATAAAGAACAATCCGAAAAATAATTCGAGAATTTGGAGAAAATTCATGATCGTATGATTTCTAATTCTACAGAAAAATAACTACATTTGTACTGATGTTAGAATTAGTAAGACATATTGAATATTTGCTGACGGAACATGATTGTGTTCTTGTTCCGGGGTTGGGAGGTTTTGTTTTGCAATATGTTCCCGCACGATTTAGCGAGGACCGTAAGTCGATACAACCTCCTGGAAAACAAATAACTTTTAATTCTTCTTTATCGTATAATGATGGGTTATTGGCTCAATCGTTGATGCGAACATTGGATATAGATTACGGAAAAGCTGTGGCAATGATAGAACATTGGGTTGATGAAATAAAACGGAGTTTTTCAGAACCCGGTGATTCTTATGCTTTCGGGGAGTTGGGAACATTTGTCCTTTCAGATGAAAGATCATTGATATTCGAGCCACCGGCATCTTGCTTGTTCGGTATTTCTGCATTCGGATTAAAAAAGTTAAATATCTGTCCGTTAGGTCAGTTACATAAAGATGAAAATGTAGCAGAACCGAAGCTCAGAAGCAAGAAACGTGATGTTGTATATATCCCCGTAAATAAATCTTTTGTTCGACAATTGATCGCAGCTGCGGCTATAATCATTCTGCTTTTAATGATTTCAACTCCTATGTCTGAAATGAAAACGACATCGGATTATGCAAGTCTTGTTTCTTCTGAATTATTTGAAAATGGAAAAGATGGGGAAATAGAAATAAATGATATCGTATCGTTGCAACAAGGGAATGATTCTGTTATAGCGGCCGAAAATAATTTTTCTACGGTACAGAAATCAGAGCAAGACAATTCTCAAGTTGCTAATATATCTGACAGTGATGTTGTGCGTCCTTATATTGTGGTCGTTGCAACACTATCGGGAAAACAAGCTGCCTTGCGGCAATTAGAGCAATTTAAACAGCAAGGTGTAACGGCCGATCTGAAAATATATGAAACTTCTAAGAAAGTTAGAATATATATAGATTCTTTCTCTGAGAAAGAAGAGGCTCAGAAATTTTTGATGACTTTAAGAAATGGTGATTCGCCTTTTTCTGATGCGTGGGTAATGTCTGTGAGAAGATAAACAACAAGCACTATAATTGATAATAGAGGGGGTGCACTTCAAAGCAAAGGCACTCCCTTTTTATATATCTTTAGTTATTTTCGCGGCCTCGATTTGTTATAATAATTGCAGTGTTTTTTGTCAAGTCGTTTTTGACGCTTCTGGAAAGAAAAGTTTGCGGAATAATTTGATAAAAAATGTTATTATTTATATTATGTATAAATAAAAAGATGGATATGTTATGTAGAATCAGAATAAATAGTGATCTTTGTAACGCAAATTAGGTATAACTTAAAAAATAAGAGTAGTATGCGTTTATCCGATCTGCAAACTGGTGATGAAGCTGTAATTGTCAAAGTTTTGGGACATGGAGCTTTTCGTAAACGTATTACAGAAATGGGATTTGTCAGGGGGAAAAAGGTTTCTGTTTTATTGAATGCTCCGTTAAAAGACCCGATTAAGTATAAAATTTTAGATTATGAAGTTTCTTTAAGAAGAAGTGAAGCTTCTATGATAGAAGTCCTTACGGAAAATGAAGCTGTAGATTTGGTTTCTTGTGAAGATCCTAATGTGCTTCAAAACGATGATGTTATCGGAAAAGCGGTGGTTCGCTCGGGAAAAACGATTAATATAGCGCTCGTGGGGAATCCTAATTGTGGAAAAACCTCTTTGTTCAATGTGGCATCCGGTTCACACGAACATGTGGGAAATTATAGTGGAGTAACGGTCGATGCAAAGAAAGGATATTTCAATTATAAAGGGTATCATTTTAATATTTATGATTTGCCGGGGACATATTCGTTGTCGGCATATTCTCCTGAAGAACTATATGTGCGTCGTCATATATTTGAACAAACTCCCGATGTTATTGTAAATGTCGTTGTCGCTTCTAATTTAGAGCGGAATTTATATCTCACTACCGAGCTTATCGATATGGATCTTAGTATGGTTATCGCTTTGAATATGTATGATGAGTTGGAGCAAAGTGGGGCAGTACTGGATTATAAGACATTAGGTGAAATGATCGGAGTACCTATTGTCCCCACAGTTTCGCGTTCGGGCAAAGGAATCGATAATTTGTTCGATACGATTATTCGGGTATATGAAAATCAAGACTTGACCGTGAGGCATATACATATCAATCATGGGAAAGTAATTGAGTCGGGTATTAATGTGTTAAAAGAAGAATTGAAGACCGATCCTCAAATAAAACAGCATTTCTCACCTCGTTATTTGGCGATAAAACTTCTTGAAGGTGATAAAGAGGTTGAATCTATATTGAAAGATAAGGCAGATTATAATGACTTGATTACATTGCGAAATAGAGAGGTGCAGCGCATTTCAAAAACTTTGGGAGAAGACGTGGAAACTGCGGTTTCTAATGAGAAATACGGATTCATTTCGGGTGCTTTGAAAGAAACCTTAATTCCTGGAGATAGAGAAAAAGCTCGTACCACTCATATAATAGATTCGTTGGTGACGAATAAGCTTTTCGGTTTTCCTATTTTTATTCTACTCATGTGGGTTATGTTCGAAGCAACTTTTAAATTAGGAGCGTATCCGATGGAGTGGATCGAATCAGGAGTTGCATGGATAGGATCTTTGGTGGAAAGATATATGAGTGACGGCCCTTTGAAAGATCTGATTGTGGATGGTGTTATTGGCGGAGTAGGAGGTGTTATCGTTTTTCTTCCGAATATATTGATATTGTATCTTTTTATTTCCTTTATGGAAGACTCGGGATATATGGCTCGGGCGGCTTTTATCATGGACAAGATTATGCATAGGATAGGGTTGCACGGTAAGTCTTTTATTCCGTTAGTTATGGGTTTCGGATGCAATGTTCCTGCAATTATGGCTTCTCGTACGATCGAGAGTCGCAGTAGTCGGCTTATTACTATTTTGATAAATCCTTTTATGTCTTGTAGTGCACGTTTGCCTATATATGTTTTATTGATCGGAACATTTTTCCCCGATCATGCAAGTCTGGTTTTCATAGGACTTTATTTGTTAGGTATCATTGTGGCTATCATTACAGCACGTTTATTGCGGAAGTTCTTGTTTAAAAAGGATGAAACACCTTTTGTTATGGAATTGCCACCTTATCGTATTCCCACGGCAAAAGCTACTTTACGTCATATGTGGGGAAAAGCTGAACAATATTTGAAGAAAATGGGAGGATTGATATTGGTTGCATCTATTATCATCTGGTTTTTAAGTTATTACCCGAGAACTTCTATTTCAGATACAGTATCTGAAACTACTGTAGAAGAAAGTTTTGTTCAGCAGCAAAATTCATATATCGGGAGAATAGGACAATTTATCGAGCCGGTATTAGAACCACTCGGATTTAATTGGAAAGTTAGTATCGCTCTTATTTCCGGTACGGCAGCAAAAGAATTGGTTGTGAGTACTATAGGAGTTTTGTATTCAGAAGGTGCTTCGGATGATGATGCGACACTGTCGGCGAAACTTACTGCACCTAACCCACAAACAGGACATCCGGACTTTACACCATTGATTGCAATTAGCTTTATGGCATTCGTTTTGTTGTATATTCCTTGTATCGCTACAATTGTTGCGGTGGCTAATGAGGCCGGAAGCTGGAAATGGGGATTATTCACAATTATTTATAATACCGGAGTTGCTTGGATTGTCTCTTTTTTGATCTATAATATCGGAAAATTGTTTATATAAAAAGAAAGGGTATATATGAATCAGAATATAATTGTCGGGATTATCGGTATATTGGTAGCTTTATATTTATTGAGAGCTATTATTCGATTTATTCGTAAAGATAAAAAATCTGCATCTTGTTGTAGTTGTTCGGGTTGTGGAAAGAAGAGCGATTGTTGTAAAGACATATTGGAAGGAAAAGTCTCTAAATAGTAAAATAAAAATTATCATTTGTCTTGCAGATTAAAAAAAATACATTACCTTTGCAATCGCAAATGAGAAATAAGGTTCCTTGGCCGAGTGGCTAGGCACCGGTCTGCAAAACCGTTTACGGCGGTTCGAATCCGCCAGGAACCTCTTACGAACCTTGTAACTAACTGAATTTCGGTGTATGGTTACAAGGTTTTTTGTTTTTAGATGATTCTTCAATAATTTAAAAACCTGCCTAAAATTTCTAATAAAAATATTATCAGAACATTTTTTGAGATTTCTTCCGGTCTATAACAATGTTGGCTAATTTTTTCTCGAGAGGGAAAGAGACTATTCATGTGGATTTCTCTTAAACTTTGCTCAAGTAAAATTTAGATTGCTTCTAAATATATATAGTGAAAAAGTGAATAATTAAAAAGACCGCTATAAGTAGGTATAAAGAAAAATTTGTTCTATCCTGAAAAGGAATAAGTTTTGAATATATATTAATAATACATGTTGAGATAGTTAAAAAGAAATATATACAGGTTATTTTTAAACTTTTGCATACATTTGTAAATCATTGAAAATAAATTAAAATGAAAATGATGAAAGTAAAGTTGTTTTTCTTTGTTATTTGGGAAATCTTATTTTTAGTGGCTTGTCAGGAAAATACAAAGAAAGACAATGAGCCGCTCATCCCGGAAGATGTTGTCCCGGATAAATTGACGATTGAACCGGAATCTATTGATTTGAAAGTGGGAGAATCTTGTCAATTGGTTGTTAAGTTAAATGGTACTCCATTGGAAGGAAATGAGGTACAATGGACTTCAAATAGCTCTTTACTGGATGTTGATGATAATGGTAAAGTTACGGCTGTTGATTATGATGAATTTATATCGGGTTTGAATATTAAGGCTACAGTAAAAGGAGGGCAACTTTTTGCTATATGTAGAGTCTCTGTGCATCAACTATATAATTATAAGTTACGTTTAATTCTTAAAGATAAAGGTCGTTCGGAGTATTCGTTGAGTGAACCTGAAAGATTTTTATCGTCCCGGGCGATTGAGAGGCGACATAAACAAGATATTGATATTGATGATTTAGACTTACCCATTTCAAAAAATTATCTGGCTCAAATAGAAGAAATCGGAGGAACTATTATTGCTCAAAGCAAGTGGCTAAAGACTGTTTGTGTGCAATGTCCTGATGAAGATTTGATTGATAAATATAAAGAACTGCCTTTTGTTGAAGATGTCATAAAAGTCTGGAGAGGTAAAGATAGAGAACAGAATCAAGATAATTACGAGGCCTATCCGTTATATATAAAAAATATACAAGACTATTCTTTCGAAAATTATGCCGAGGCATGGGAGAATATTGCGCTTCATAAAGGGCAACTTTTACACGAGAGAGGATTTAGGGGAGAAGGTATAGATATTGCGGTTATTGATGCAGGCTTTATAAACCTTCCGCAAAATTCTGTTTTAAACAATATTAGAATTAAGGGGGCTAGATCTTTTATATATGAAGATACAAATCCTTATAATACAGATGAACATGGAATCGGTGTTGTTGCTTGTATGGCGACTGATAGATCGGGATGTTATGTAGGGACAGCTCCGGATGCTGCCTATTGGTTGTTGAGATCAGAAGATGTTATATCTGGAGATTATCCTGTTGAAGAAGATTATTGGGTGGCAGCAATGGAATATGCCGATAGTGTAGGGGTCGATTTAGTAAATACTTCATTATCATACATTGAATATGAATGGCCTTTTACTTCTTACAAATACGAAGATATGGATGGACGTACGGCAATGCCGACACGTGCAGCGAATATAGCTGTAGATAAAGGTATTTTTGTCGTATGTTGTGCCGGCAATGGAGGAAGTTGGGTCGGGACTCCTGCAGATTCTCCGAATGTACTTACTGTAGGGGCGGTTACGGCATCCGGTAATATCGGTTCGTTTACCGCTTATGGGATGACTGTTGACGGGCGGATGAAACCCGATGTCATGTCTCTAGGTTCTGGAGTATCGACTATCGATGTAAACGGGAATGTGGTTATTAAAAGCGGGACATCGTATGCAAGTCCTATCCTGTGTGGATTAGTCGCTTGTTTGTGGCAAGCTTATCCCGAATTGACGAATAAACAGTTATTGGATATTCTAAAAAGATCTTCCGATAGATATGTTGATCCTGCATTACCTTATGGATATGGAATATGTGATATGGAAAAGGCTTTTTATTTGGCTGAAGAAATGTGACATATTGATTATCGGTGACATGTATCTATATATTATTTCCCTATAGGTTGTATGTCTTTACGTATGTTTCGAGATATTTCCAGGAGAGTATAGAATTTCTTTTTACTTTCTATAGAGATTTTATTTTCTTCATACCGTTTATTGGCATATTCTTTTGACTTGTTAAATATTGTATATGAAATTTCGTTTTGGCTTTTTCCTACCATAGTCGAGTCTAATTGTTCTTCAGGGAAAAAGTCATCTAAATTGACATCGCCTATCATTGTAGTTTCTAAAAAATTTTTTTTCGTGTGGCTTTTATCCAGATAATATCCTACGAACATGTGACCGGGCATTCTTACCAAGATCGGATCTATATTGATTGCTTTCAGCAATGAGGCAAATAAAACGCTTCCGTCCACACAATTTATTTGAGCAGATTCCAGTACATCCTCGAATAAACGAACTCGTTGAGAAAAGACTACATTTGAAGACAAACTTGAAGAAGATATAGAACTATATTTCAAATTTCGTTTTTGCAGAGCATTCCAGATTGCATAAACTTGTTTTTCTACATACTTTCCCTGATATTGATAACCGAGAAACCGATTTACTATGCGTGTATTTAATGCTTCTCTTAAAATAATATCGATCATCGGATGGTCTTCATTTACGTAAGCTGCAAAAAATATTCCGGTGTCATGGAATTTTTGTTTTTCATCGATATAACCCAATAGACATTCGTTTATACTCCTTACAGACATGGTTTTAACATGCCTTCCCATTTTCTTGTAATTCATTTCGACCTGTATTGCTACACTGACAGGAGAGGGCTGTATGGCCTGTTTTAAAGCATCGTATTTCCAAATAATATCCGGATATATCCTATATTCGGTTTTAGGTCTTTCCAAGATAAATTCAGAAACCGATTCTTCAAAAAAAGGTGTCGCACCTACTGTAATTCTGACTTTGCTATGAGGTTTTCCCGATTTTATGCGAATTGCAATTCCTGATTTAGGATTTCCTAAATATACGGTATCTGCCGGAACGACAATTTGTGTATCGGAAACCGCAACGGAAAGAATGGCCGAAGGAAATATGTTTCCCCCTAAATCATCGACAATCTCGAATGTTGTGTGCTCATTATTATAACGATACCAGAATAGTCCGGCAATCACCAAAAGAAGTACAGAAAGTATGATCGTGGATACTATCCATGGATTCTTCTCTTTGCTCATTTTAGTCTGTTTTAATC contains:
- the recJ gene encoding single-stranded-DNA-specific exonuclease RecJ, whose translation is MISKWNYLPLTEKEKQAKEILSRTLGLDPYICELLVLRGVTNETDAKKFFRPQLSDLYDPFLLNDMDKAVNRLNKAMGSKEKILIYGDYDVDGTTAVALVYKFLQNFYSGLDCYIPDRYDEGYGISIKGIDYAEENGFSLIIALDCGIKAIEKVEYAKSKGIDFIICDHHVPDKELPGAVAVLDPKRDDSTYPYQHLSGCGVGFKFMQAFAISNNLSIKEYLFPLLDLIAVSIASDIVPITDENRILAFHGLKQLNSNPSNGLKAIIDLCGLKNKDITTSDIVFKIGPRINASGRVQSGKEAVDLLISKDPEGAKEKGENINQYNETRKEIDKQVTGEANKILENLKDFESHKSIVIYNPDWHKGIIAIVASRLTELYYRPAIVLTFSNGLVTGSARSVQGFDVYKAIESCRDLLENFGGHTYAAGLSLKEENIPTFIERFENYVAENILPEQMMPQIDIDATIDFKDITPSFLKTLKQFNPFGPGNTKPIFCTKRVLDYGTSRLVGRELEHLKLEMVDSRSENIMNGIAFGMHEHNEYIKAHHPFDICYTIEENTHNKNIQLMIKDIQPSK
- a CDS encoding mechanosensitive ion channel family protein, with amino-acid sequence MLDLLISGGLPTTVPTPADTTKVVSFFEKLSSASNMSLQQLLEQMVSGIIHISIKILIALVIFWVGKWLMKKIRKFVSGILIRRNVELSLRTFLLSLINISLMLILLVIVIGILGVNTSSFVALFASAGIAVGMALSGTLQNFAGGVMVLLFKPYKVGDYIEAQGQSGTVKEIQIFNTILNTPDNKTIIVPNGGLSTGIINNYSKEGKRRVDWTFGIGYGDDYDKAKEVLSRMLDEDTRVLKDPAYFIALHSLGDSSVNIVVRAWVATSDYWSVYFDMNERVYKEFGKYGLNIPFPQMDVHVIKEQE
- a CDS encoding tetratricopeptide repeat protein produces the protein MKCILFIVFFMAVFLSVSAQTYNEWIDKSFECIESEDWTGAEKALIGALRVQPANPQNALLLSNLGTIQRKMGKNDEALKSYTNALMITPRSVTLLMNRAALFSEMEKFDDALKDYNQVLMLDDKEEDALYLRGLIRLEKNDTTACRKDFEQLLKINPKSSNARIGLAALMKLRGYYTEAIDLYTQVIRVNPEQTSLYLNRGEAYLLNRRLNKADEDVAKALELDPKDPLVYVLRAKLKLARYEKEDASRDLDRAVSLGFDRKDADILLNKEQSEK
- a CDS encoding SPOR domain-containing protein, whose protein sequence is MLELVRHIEYLLTEHDCVLVPGLGGFVLQYVPARFSEDRKSIQPPGKQITFNSSLSYNDGLLAQSLMRTLDIDYGKAVAMIEHWVDEIKRSFSEPGDSYAFGELGTFVLSDERSLIFEPPASCLFGISAFGLKKLNICPLGQLHKDENVAEPKLRSKKRDVVYIPVNKSFVRQLIAAAAIIILLLMISTPMSEMKTTSDYASLVSSELFENGKDGEIEINDIVSLQQGNDSVIAAENNFSTVQKSEQDNSQVANISDSDVVRPYIVVVATLSGKQAALRQLEQFKQQGVTADLKIYETSKKVRIYIDSFSEKEEAQKFLMTLRNGDSPFSDAWVMSVRR
- the feoB gene encoding ferrous iron transport protein B, encoding MRLSDLQTGDEAVIVKVLGHGAFRKRITEMGFVRGKKVSVLLNAPLKDPIKYKILDYEVSLRRSEASMIEVLTENEAVDLVSCEDPNVLQNDDVIGKAVVRSGKTINIALVGNPNCGKTSLFNVASGSHEHVGNYSGVTVDAKKGYFNYKGYHFNIYDLPGTYSLSAYSPEELYVRRHIFEQTPDVIVNVVVASNLERNLYLTTELIDMDLSMVIALNMYDELEQSGAVLDYKTLGEMIGVPIVPTVSRSGKGIDNLFDTIIRVYENQDLTVRHIHINHGKVIESGINVLKEELKTDPQIKQHFSPRYLAIKLLEGDKEVESILKDKADYNDLITLRNREVQRISKTLGEDVETAVSNEKYGFISGALKETLIPGDREKARTTHIIDSLVTNKLFGFPIFILLMWVMFEATFKLGAYPMEWIESGVAWIGSLVERYMSDGPLKDLIVDGVIGGVGGVIVFLPNILILYLFISFMEDSGYMARAAFIMDKIMHRIGLHGKSFIPLVMGFGCNVPAIMASRTIESRSSRLITILINPFMSCSARLPIYVLLIGTFFPDHASLVFIGLYLLGIIVAIITARLLRKFLFKKDETPFVMELPPYRIPTAKATLRHMWGKAEQYLKKMGGLILVASIIIWFLSYYPRTSISDTVSETTVEESFVQQQNSYIGRIGQFIEPVLEPLGFNWKVSIALISGTAAKELVVSTIGVLYSEGASDDDATLSAKLTAPNPQTGHPDFTPLIAISFMAFVLLYIPCIATIVAVANEAGSWKWGLFTIIYNTGVAWIVSFLIYNIGKLFI
- a CDS encoding FeoB-associated Cys-rich membrane protein, whose amino-acid sequence is MNQNIIVGIIGILVALYLLRAIIRFIRKDKKSASCCSCSGCGKKSDCCKDILEGKVSK
- a CDS encoding S8 family serine peptidase, whose amino-acid sequence is MMKVKLFFFVIWEILFLVACQENTKKDNEPLIPEDVVPDKLTIEPESIDLKVGESCQLVVKLNGTPLEGNEVQWTSNSSLLDVDDNGKVTAVDYDEFISGLNIKATVKGGQLFAICRVSVHQLYNYKLRLILKDKGRSEYSLSEPERFLSSRAIERRHKQDIDIDDLDLPISKNYLAQIEEIGGTIIAQSKWLKTVCVQCPDEDLIDKYKELPFVEDVIKVWRGKDREQNQDNYEAYPLYIKNIQDYSFENYAEAWENIALHKGQLLHERGFRGEGIDIAVIDAGFINLPQNSVLNNIRIKGARSFIYEDTNPYNTDEHGIGVVACMATDRSGCYVGTAPDAAYWLLRSEDVISGDYPVEEDYWVAAMEYADSVGVDLVNTSLSYIEYEWPFTSYKYEDMDGRTAMPTRAANIAVDKGIFVVCCAGNGGSWVGTPADSPNVLTVGAVTASGNIGSFTAYGMTVDGRMKPDVMSLGSGVSTIDVNGNVVIKSGTSYASPILCGLVACLWQAYPELTNKQLLDILKRSSDRYVDPALPYGYGICDMEKAFYLAEEM